A single Nocardioides bizhenqiangii DNA region contains:
- a CDS encoding L,D-transpeptidase encodes MKHVREPGQHRAPQPGRRRAEPPGKRRADVRPRYGRIVTFTAAATVTGVAVLGGFGLLPSGPEDASAASGAIEPSVAKDQPDPGASAAEGTAEGTAEGTGDRASGDERTTTRQTARQVPLSVGASRQGERSAADAGEPALPADSGTGHRVVFSESEQRVWLVDGSERVIRTYLVSGSAYDNLDPGTYEVFSKSRYAVGIDDSGTMEYFVRFTHGDAGAAIGFHTIPVDEGAPVQTAAELGTPLSHGCVRQRTADAVALWDFAPIGTTVVVTA; translated from the coding sequence GTGAAGCACGTCCGAGAGCCCGGGCAGCACCGGGCGCCACAGCCCGGCCGGCGGCGTGCCGAGCCGCCGGGGAAGCGGCGCGCGGACGTGCGGCCGCGGTACGGACGGATCGTCACCTTCACCGCGGCGGCGACGGTCACCGGTGTCGCAGTGCTCGGCGGCTTCGGGCTGCTCCCGTCCGGACCGGAGGACGCCAGCGCCGCCTCCGGCGCGATCGAGCCGTCCGTCGCCAAGGACCAGCCGGACCCCGGCGCGAGCGCGGCCGAGGGCACGGCCGAGGGAACGGCCGAGGGCACGGGCGACCGCGCGAGCGGCGACGAGCGGACCACCACCCGGCAGACGGCGCGGCAGGTCCCGCTGAGCGTAGGAGCCAGCCGGCAGGGTGAGCGGTCGGCCGCGGACGCCGGCGAGCCCGCGCTGCCCGCCGACTCGGGCACCGGCCACAGGGTCGTCTTCAGCGAGAGCGAGCAGCGGGTCTGGCTGGTCGACGGGTCGGAGCGGGTCATCCGCACCTACCTCGTGTCCGGGAGCGCCTACGACAACCTCGACCCCGGCACCTACGAGGTCTTCTCGAAGTCGCGCTACGCGGTCGGCATCGACGACTCCGGCACGATGGAGTACTTCGTCCGCTTCACCCACGGCGACGCCGGCGCCGCGATCGGCTTCCACACCATTCCGGTCGACGAGGGCGCGCCGGTGCAGACGGCCGCCGAGCTCGGCACGCCGCTCTCGCACGGATGCGTCCGCCAGCGCACCGCCGATGCGGTCGCGCTGTGGGACTTCGCTCCGATCGGGACGACCGTCGTCGTCACCGCCTGA
- a CDS encoding MarC family protein: MNIVDGVLLVEVFVTLFVIMDPVGTVPIFLTLTSGRSAATSRRYAWQAVGVSFLVITAFAFFGQQILTYLHISLPALQCAGGLLLLLVALELLTGNESEPTANQDANVALVPLGTPLLAGPGAIVATMLFVKGIDDAQELTSVALGIVGVHLALWAAMRYSLPILKVIREGGVLLVTRIAGLLLSAIAVQLVADAVRAFIAGEG; encoded by the coding sequence GTGAACATCGTCGACGGCGTGCTCCTGGTCGAGGTCTTCGTGACCCTCTTCGTGATCATGGACCCGGTCGGCACCGTGCCGATCTTCCTGACCCTCACCAGCGGCCGCAGCGCCGCGACCTCGCGGCGGTACGCGTGGCAGGCGGTCGGCGTGTCCTTCCTGGTGATCACGGCCTTCGCGTTCTTCGGGCAGCAGATCCTCACCTACCTCCACATCTCGCTGCCGGCGCTCCAGTGCGCCGGCGGTCTGCTCCTGCTGCTCGTCGCGCTGGAGCTCCTCACCGGCAACGAGAGCGAGCCGACGGCGAACCAGGACGCCAACGTCGCCCTGGTGCCGCTCGGCACGCCGCTCCTGGCCGGGCCCGGCGCGATCGTCGCGACGATGCTGTTCGTCAAGGGGATCGACGACGCCCAGGAGCTCACCTCGGTCGCGCTCGGGATCGTCGGCGTGCACCTCGCCCTCTGGGCCGCGATGCGCTACTCGCTGCCGATCCTCAAGGTGATCCGCGAGGGCGGCGTCCTGCTGGTGACCCGGATCGCCGGTCTGCTGCTGTCGGCGATCGCGGTACAGCTGGTCGCCGACGCCGTCCGCGCCTTCATCGCCGGCGAAGGTTGA
- a CDS encoding DUF6758 family protein has translation MSLRVGCPRCSAPVAETGDGGWNCPEHGVVVPMWHPDSASYDDFAAHLGHAGVFPTYLPWPLGPGWTVTDFASVAADGRDARATMTCVSGTSALDGPVDVIVVSEEPGTGLGARIAGLGPHGRIDPGEEVGDGPATVKVRIGSFPVGLWPVSVSGSDGEWDRSVVVGEAEGRWLWIVLRPASAILLLRDDWILRDVSESGPQLVALPFGGPAPPW, from the coding sequence ATGTCTCTCCGCGTCGGCTGCCCGCGCTGCTCGGCCCCCGTCGCCGAGACCGGGGACGGCGGGTGGAACTGCCCGGAGCACGGAGTGGTCGTGCCGATGTGGCATCCGGACTCGGCGTCGTACGACGACTTCGCCGCCCACCTGGGCCACGCCGGCGTGTTCCCCACCTACCTGCCCTGGCCGCTCGGGCCGGGCTGGACGGTGACCGACTTCGCGTCGGTCGCCGCCGACGGCCGCGACGCCCGCGCCACGATGACCTGCGTCTCGGGCACGAGCGCGCTGGACGGACCGGTCGACGTCATCGTCGTGAGCGAGGAGCCGGGCACCGGGTTGGGTGCGCGGATCGCGGGCCTGGGGCCGCACGGCCGGATCGACCCGGGCGAGGAGGTCGGCGACGGTCCGGCGACGGTCAAGGTGCGGATCGGCAGCTTCCCGGTGGGTCTCTGGCCGGTGTCGGTGAGCGGGTCGGACGGGGAGTGGGACCGGTCGGTCGTCGTCGGTGAGGCCGAGGGTCGCTGGCTGTGGATCGTCCTGCGCCCGGCCTCGGCGATCCTGCTGCTGCGCGACGACTGGATCCTCCGCGACGTCTCCGAGTCCGGCCCGCAGCTGGTCGCACTGCCGTTCGGCGGTCCCGCGCCGCCCTGGTGA
- a CDS encoding MFS transporter — translation MSWADRLRALRMDLTPWRSSRDFRLLLVAGTVFYFGAMVSYVAIPFQIYTLTGSNFAVGAIGLVELVPLVVFGLYGGALADHVDRRRLLVGLGVAQALLTAVLAWNAFRDDPSVWLIFVVAAFLVSTAAMQRPSREALMPRTVAHGELAAANALFSFGMQIGVLAGPMLGGLLVAYAGIGWCFVVDVAGLLVATVLYRLMRHYPHRAETTPPSLAAIREGMRYALGRRDLLGTYFVDIACMLMALPVVLFPALAEEVFERPELLGLLYSAETIGAVVATLLSGWTTRFHHHGRAIVVAAAAYGAFVAVAGLMPSFWLVVVMLAFAGAADMISGIFRGTVWSQTIPESMRGRLAGIEMLSYSIGPLGGQVRAGITADLWTVRGAMASGGAACVGAVALTALWLRDFWSYDDRTDEHAMAERAARADVGEL, via the coding sequence ATGAGCTGGGCCGATCGCCTGCGCGCGCTGCGGATGGACCTCACCCCGTGGCGGTCCTCGCGCGACTTCCGGCTGCTGCTCGTCGCGGGCACCGTCTTCTACTTCGGCGCGATGGTCAGCTACGTCGCCATCCCGTTCCAGATCTACACGCTGACCGGCTCGAACTTCGCCGTCGGCGCCATCGGACTCGTCGAGCTGGTGCCTCTCGTCGTCTTCGGGCTGTACGGCGGCGCCCTCGCCGACCATGTCGACCGGCGCAGGCTCCTGGTCGGGCTCGGTGTGGCGCAGGCGCTGCTGACCGCCGTGCTCGCCTGGAACGCGTTCCGTGACGACCCCAGTGTCTGGTTGATCTTCGTGGTCGCGGCGTTCCTGGTCAGCACCGCGGCGATGCAGCGGCCGTCCCGCGAAGCGCTGATGCCGAGGACCGTGGCGCACGGCGAGCTCGCCGCGGCGAACGCACTTTTCAGCTTCGGGATGCAGATCGGCGTGCTCGCCGGCCCGATGCTCGGCGGGCTGCTCGTGGCTTACGCCGGGATCGGCTGGTGCTTCGTCGTCGACGTGGCCGGGCTGCTGGTGGCGACCGTGCTCTACCGGCTGATGCGTCACTACCCCCACCGGGCCGAGACCACGCCGCCGAGCCTCGCCGCGATCCGGGAGGGCATGCGCTACGCGCTGGGGAGGCGTGACCTCCTCGGGACCTACTTCGTCGACATCGCCTGCATGCTGATGGCGCTGCCGGTCGTGCTGTTCCCGGCGTTGGCCGAGGAGGTCTTCGAACGTCCGGAGCTGCTGGGGCTGCTCTACTCCGCCGAGACCATCGGCGCGGTGGTGGCGACCCTGCTGTCGGGCTGGACGACCCGGTTCCACCACCACGGCCGGGCGATCGTCGTCGCGGCGGCGGCGTACGGCGCCTTCGTGGCGGTCGCCGGGCTGATGCCGTCGTTCTGGCTGGTCGTCGTGATGCTCGCCTTCGCCGGTGCGGCCGACATGATCTCGGGGATCTTCCGCGGCACGGTGTGGAGCCAGACCATCCCCGAGTCGATGCGCGGGCGGCTGGCCGGGATCGAGATGCTGTCGTACTCGATCGGCCCGCTCGGCGGCCAGGTCCGCGCCGGGATCACCGCCGACCTGTGGACGGTGCGGGGCGCGATGGCCAGCGGCGGTGCAGCCTGCGTCGGTGCGGTCGCCCTGACCGCGCTGTGGCTGCGGGACTTCTGGTCCTATGACGACCGCACCGACGAGCACGCGATGGCCGAGCGCGCCGCTCGCGCCGACGTGGGGGAGCTGTGA
- a CDS encoding DUF6174 domain-containing protein, with protein sequence MKILLSAAATAVTLAVLSGCSGDDDRETATDTATSGTTTESTEPTGEPTTGSYPEFDAADYSFVLEQLCYCPISGPVRVTVEDGEVTSAVITKGGQGMKKGSDAPEYLWLTINDVIARANDTEAAQVDVDWPDGQDWPRTVAVDQVANAVDDEVTYTIRDVQVS encoded by the coding sequence ATGAAGATCCTGCTCAGCGCGGCCGCCACGGCCGTCACGCTCGCCGTCCTGTCCGGCTGCAGCGGCGACGACGACCGCGAGACCGCGACCGACACCGCAACCTCCGGGACGACGACCGAGTCGACCGAGCCGACCGGCGAGCCGACGACCGGCAGCTACCCCGAGTTCGACGCCGCCGACTACTCCTTCGTGCTCGAGCAGCTGTGCTACTGCCCGATCTCCGGGCCGGTCCGGGTCACCGTCGAGGACGGTGAGGTCACGTCCGCGGTGATCACCAAGGGCGGCCAGGGGATGAAGAAGGGCAGCGACGCTCCGGAGTACCTCTGGCTGACGATCAACGACGTGATCGCCCGCGCCAACGACACGGAGGCCGCGCAGGTCGACGTCGACTGGCCGGACGGCCAGGACTGGCCGCGCACCGTGGCCGTCGACCAGGTCGCGAACGCCGTGGACGACGAGGTCACCTACACCATCAGGGACGTCCAGGTCTCGTGA
- a CDS encoding histidine phosphatase family protein, with translation MTATELWLVRHGATEWSNAGRHTSTTDMPLLPEGEETARALGARLAAVDFRLVLTSPRRRARHTAELSGFADAEVTEDLAEWAYGDYEGLTTPEIRATVPGWTVWSHPSPAGETAAEVAARLDRVVERAREGGGRTLAFAHGHSLRVLAARWLGLPAEDGRLLRLDTATVSALGFERESPVVLRWNA, from the coding sequence ATGACGGCGACGGAGCTCTGGCTGGTGCGGCACGGTGCGACCGAGTGGAGCAACGCGGGTCGGCACACGTCGACCACCGACATGCCCCTGCTGCCCGAGGGGGAGGAGACCGCCCGCGCACTCGGGGCCCGTTTGGCGGCGGTGGACTTCCGGCTGGTGCTGACCAGCCCTCGCCGACGCGCGCGGCACACCGCAGAGCTCTCCGGCTTCGCGGATGCCGAGGTCACCGAGGACCTCGCCGAGTGGGCGTACGGCGACTACGAGGGGCTGACCACGCCCGAGATCCGGGCGACGGTCCCGGGCTGGACGGTCTGGAGCCACCCGTCGCCCGCCGGCGAGACCGCTGCGGAGGTCGCGGCGCGGCTCGACCGGGTCGTGGAACGAGCCCGCGAAGGGGGCGGACGCACGCTCGCCTTCGCCCATGGACACTCGCTGCGTGTGCTCGCCGCGCGATGGCTGGGCCTGCCTGCCGAGGACGGCCGGTTGCTGCGACTCGACACGGCCACGGTGTCCGCGCTCGGCTTCGAGCGGGAGTCTCCGGTCGTCCTCCGGTGGAATGCGTAG
- a CDS encoding MaoC family dehydratase encodes MSKTNAGNFFEDFAVGQVIEHSTPRTVTEGDRALYGALYPTRFAVPSSQMFAASVGLCSAEGPHPVEDLIAFHIAFGKTVPDISLNAVANLGYAELRFHQPVHPGDTLSTKSEVIGLKQNSNGRSGVVYVRSTATNQRGEVALDWCRWVMVHKRDTGLEAPETVLPDLKKPLAPEDLVIPAGLDFSSYDFVAAGEPHRFDDYAVGETIDHVDGVTLTDPEHMLATRLWQNTAKVHFNTEARPDGNRLIYGGHVISMARALSFNGLANAQLIAAVNGGSHVAPAFAGDTVYAWSEVLDSAEVSDSVGALRLRLVATKGRDESMTLRKEEGEYADGVLLDLDYWALMPR; translated from the coding sequence GTGAGCAAGACGAACGCGGGCAACTTCTTCGAGGACTTCGCCGTCGGTCAGGTGATCGAGCACTCGACGCCGCGCACGGTGACCGAGGGCGACCGCGCGCTGTACGGCGCCCTGTACCCGACCCGGTTCGCGGTCCCGAGCTCGCAGATGTTCGCAGCGTCCGTCGGCCTGTGCTCGGCTGAAGGGCCGCACCCGGTCGAGGACCTGATCGCCTTCCACATCGCCTTCGGCAAGACGGTCCCGGACATCTCGCTCAACGCGGTGGCCAACCTCGGCTACGCCGAGCTCCGCTTCCACCAGCCGGTGCACCCGGGCGACACCTTGTCCACGAAGTCCGAGGTGATCGGCCTCAAGCAGAACTCCAACGGCCGCTCCGGCGTCGTCTACGTCCGCTCCACCGCCACCAACCAGCGGGGCGAGGTGGCGCTCGACTGGTGCCGCTGGGTGATGGTCCACAAGCGGGACACCGGGCTCGAGGCGCCGGAGACCGTGCTGCCCGATCTCAAGAAGCCGCTGGCCCCCGAGGACCTGGTGATCCCGGCCGGTCTCGACTTCTCGTCCTACGACTTCGTCGCCGCAGGTGAGCCCCACCGCTTCGACGACTACGCGGTGGGCGAGACGATCGACCACGTCGACGGCGTCACGCTGACGGACCCCGAGCACATGCTCGCCACGCGGCTGTGGCAGAACACCGCCAAGGTGCACTTCAACACCGAGGCCCGGCCCGACGGCAACCGGCTGATCTACGGAGGCCACGTGATCTCGATGGCGCGGGCGCTCTCGTTCAACGGCCTCGCCAACGCTCAGCTCATCGCCGCCGTCAACGGCGGCTCGCACGTGGCGCCGGCGTTCGCGGGCGACACCGTCTACGCCTGGTCGGAGGTCCTCGACAGCGCCGAGGTCAGCGACAGCGTCGGCGCCCTCCGGCTCCGGCTGGTCGCGACCAAGGGCAGGGACGAGTCGATGACCCTGCGGAAGGAAGAGGGCGAGTACGCCGACGGCGTCCTTCTCGACCTGGACTACTGGGCCCTCATGCCCCGCTGA
- a CDS encoding acyl-CoA dehydrogenase family protein has protein sequence MPRLCETDGLTEDQTEILKAVRVFVDEQIIPVAQELEHADEYPTEIVEGLKELGVFGLMIPEEYGGLGESLLTYALCVEEIARGWMSVSGVINTHFIVAYMVMQHGTEEQKQKYLPQMATGEMRGAFSMSEPGLGSDVSAVATKATKQDDGSYSITGQKMWLTNGAESRLVATLCKTDEGADSVYRNMTTFLIEKEAGFGETAPGLSIPGKIEKMGYKGVETTEMILEGHVVRADQILGGETGKGFYQMMDGVEVGRVNVAARACGIALRAFELGTAYAQQRHAFGKQIADHQAILFRIAEMATKVETAHAMMVRAARMKDRGERVDVEAGMAKMLASEFCSEVVDASFRIHGGYGYSKEYEIERLYREAAFMLIGEGTSDIQKMIIGRAILKEYKLKG, from the coding sequence ATGCCCCGCCTGTGTGAGACCGATGGCCTGACCGAGGACCAGACCGAGATCCTCAAGGCCGTCCGGGTGTTCGTCGACGAGCAGATCATCCCGGTCGCCCAGGAGCTCGAGCACGCCGACGAGTACCCCACCGAGATCGTCGAGGGCCTCAAGGAGCTCGGCGTCTTCGGCCTGATGATCCCCGAGGAGTACGGCGGACTCGGCGAGTCCCTCCTCACCTACGCCCTGTGCGTGGAGGAGATCGCCCGTGGCTGGATGAGCGTCTCCGGCGTCATCAACACCCACTTCATCGTGGCCTACATGGTGATGCAGCACGGCACCGAGGAGCAGAAGCAGAAGTACCTGCCCCAGATGGCCACCGGCGAGATGCGTGGAGCGTTCTCGATGTCCGAGCCCGGCCTCGGCTCCGACGTGTCCGCGGTCGCCACCAAGGCCACCAAGCAGGACGACGGCAGCTACTCGATCACCGGCCAGAAGATGTGGCTGACCAACGGCGCCGAGTCGCGGCTGGTCGCGACCCTCTGCAAGACCGACGAGGGCGCCGACTCGGTCTACAGGAACATGACCACCTTCCTGATCGAGAAGGAGGCCGGCTTCGGCGAGACCGCTCCCGGCCTGAGCATCCCGGGCAAGATCGAGAAGATGGGCTACAAGGGCGTCGAGACCACGGAGATGATCCTCGAGGGCCACGTCGTCCGCGCCGACCAGATCCTCGGCGGCGAGACCGGCAAGGGCTTCTACCAGATGATGGACGGCGTCGAGGTCGGCCGCGTCAACGTCGCCGCCCGCGCCTGCGGCATCGCGCTGCGCGCCTTCGAGCTCGGCACCGCCTACGCCCAGCAGCGGCACGCCTTCGGCAAGCAGATCGCCGACCACCAGGCCATCCTCTTCCGCATCGCCGAGATGGCGACCAAGGTCGAGACCGCGCACGCGATGATGGTCCGCGCCGCCCGCATGAAGGACCGCGGCGAGCGCGTCGACGTCGAGGCCGGCATGGCCAAGATGCTCGCCTCGGAGTTCTGCAGCGAGGTCGTCGACGCGTCCTTCCGGATCCACGGCGGCTACGGCTACTCCAAGGAGTACGAGATCGAGCGCCTCTACCGCGAGGCCGCGTTCATGCTCATCGGCGAGGGCACCTCCGACATCCAGAAGATGATCATCGGTCGCGCCATCCTGAAGGAATACAAGCTCAAGGGCTGA
- a CDS encoding DUF5302 domain-containing protein, whose protein sequence is MAEQDPNEDLKAKMRAALDRKNHQEKGVHADGPAPEKAHGSEVVGGAPKMHRRKAGGGGS, encoded by the coding sequence ATGGCTGAGCAGGACCCCAACGAAGACCTCAAGGCGAAGATGCGGGCCGCGCTCGACCGCAAGAACCACCAGGAGAAGGGCGTCCACGCCGACGGCCCCGCGCCCGAGAAGGCGCACGGTTCCGAGGTCGTCGGTGGCGCCCCCAAGATGCACCGCCGCAAGGCCGGCGGCGGGGGCTCCTGA
- a CDS encoding sulfotransferase, translating to MDYVFVVTYGRSGSTLVQGILNAMPRTLVRGENGLYVQHLFRAWQAADGIREKRKGRSAHRASNAFFGINALTRGRFVRSAQRLVVGGILGKHDQKDYDRIGFKEVLWHQVAPDETEPFFAWLDEVCPGAKYVLNSRDIEQVVGSGFWQRQDADAAMAAIRRVIEIQDHLRATRPDRVHETRYEVITGDDRAASDAALRGLAEFVVGSCDDALLETLRGTLEVGHGPNPFGKSRRDKKGA from the coding sequence GTGGATTACGTCTTCGTCGTGACCTACGGCCGGTCCGGGTCGACGCTGGTGCAGGGCATCCTCAACGCGATGCCGAGGACACTCGTCCGCGGAGAGAACGGTCTCTACGTCCAGCATCTCTTCCGCGCGTGGCAGGCCGCCGACGGGATCCGGGAGAAGCGCAAGGGAAGGTCGGCGCACCGTGCCTCCAACGCCTTCTTCGGCATCAACGCGCTCACCCGTGGTCGGTTCGTCCGCAGCGCCCAGCGGCTGGTCGTCGGCGGGATCCTCGGCAAGCACGACCAGAAGGACTACGACCGGATCGGGTTCAAGGAGGTGCTCTGGCACCAGGTCGCTCCCGACGAGACGGAGCCGTTCTTCGCCTGGCTCGACGAGGTCTGCCCGGGCGCGAAGTACGTCCTGAACTCCCGCGACATCGAGCAGGTCGTCGGCTCCGGGTTCTGGCAGCGGCAGGACGCCGACGCGGCGATGGCCGCGATCCGCCGGGTGATCGAGATCCAGGACCACCTGCGCGCCACGCGCCCTGACCGGGTGCACGAGACGCGCTACGAGGTCATCACCGGCGACGACCGGGCCGCGTCCGACGCCGCGCTGCGGGGGCTGGCGGAGTTCGTGGTCGGCAGCTGCGACGACGCGCTGCTCGAGACGCTCCGCGGCACGCTGGAGGTCGGGCACGGTCCCAACCCCTTCGGCAAGAGCCGTCGGGACAAGAAGGGCGCTTAG
- a CDS encoding PHP domain-containing protein: protein MRIDLHAHSRVSDGTQSPAELVEAAAAAGLDVLGLTDHDITAGWAEAAVAARSVGIALVRGIEISTRFRGSGVHLLAYLPDPEDPALVGELQRILQGRDDRVPAMLSRLRRLGIEGATEVALAEVTVDAGATGRPHVADLLVRLGVVADRDQAFEEYLAQGRPAYVDRYAADLVRMIGVVTDAGGVTVVAHPWGRGSADVLDEEAFAVLTDAGLFGIEVDHLDHDAGQREQLRAIASRLGLAVTGSSDHHGTGKVDHHLGVETTAPDQLERIVARAAELGSPTRIVGPEVQS, encoded by the coding sequence GTGCGGATCGACCTTCATGCCCACTCACGGGTCAGCGACGGTACCCAGTCGCCGGCGGAGCTGGTGGAGGCTGCCGCGGCAGCGGGTCTGGACGTGCTGGGGCTGACCGATCACGACATCACGGCCGGATGGGCGGAGGCGGCGGTGGCCGCACGGTCGGTGGGGATCGCGCTGGTGCGGGGGATCGAGATCAGCACTCGGTTCCGCGGCTCCGGGGTGCACCTGCTCGCCTACCTGCCCGATCCGGAGGATCCGGCGCTGGTCGGCGAGCTGCAGCGGATCCTCCAGGGCCGTGACGACCGAGTGCCGGCGATGCTGTCCCGGCTGCGCCGGCTCGGGATCGAGGGCGCGACCGAGGTCGCGCTGGCAGAGGTCACCGTCGACGCGGGCGCGACCGGTCGGCCGCACGTCGCGGACCTGCTGGTGCGGCTCGGCGTCGTGGCCGACCGTGACCAGGCCTTCGAGGAGTACCTGGCCCAGGGGCGGCCGGCGTACGTCGACCGGTACGCCGCCGATCTCGTGCGGATGATCGGCGTCGTGACCGACGCCGGCGGCGTGACGGTCGTGGCCCACCCGTGGGGACGGGGGAGCGCCGACGTGCTCGACGAGGAGGCGTTCGCCGTGCTGACCGATGCCGGGCTGTTCGGGATCGAGGTCGACCATCTCGACCACGATGCCGGCCAGCGCGAGCAGCTGCGTGCGATCGCCTCCCGGCTCGGGCTGGCGGTAACCGGGTCCAGCGACCACCACGGCACGGGCAAGGTCGACCACCACCTCGGGGTGGAGACCACCGCGCCCGACCAGCTCGAGCGGATCGTCGCGCGGGCAGCCGAGCTCGGGTCCCCGACGAGGATCGTGGGCCCTGAGGTGCAGTCGTGA
- a CDS encoding SDR family NAD(P)-dependent oxidoreductase produces the protein MSTSLVTGATAGIGHEFARQLAARGDDLVLVARDTARLEEVAADLRSAYGIEVEVLTADLTDPEQLGTVEARLSDRDRPVDLLVNNAGFGLKGGFLDNDIDTEQRQQDVLVRAVLRLSHAALGGMVEGGRGGVINVSSVAAFLPRGTYSAAKAWVNSFSAWAHGEYADRGVKVMALCPGFVKTEFHQRLGVDRDSSAPKALWLEADRVVRDALADFDRGRALSIPSKRYKGIVTATRLVPRPVLQRFQSMGRK, from the coding sequence ATGTCGACCTCCCTCGTCACCGGCGCGACCGCCGGGATCGGCCACGAGTTCGCCCGACAGCTCGCCGCCCGCGGCGACGACCTGGTCCTCGTGGCGCGGGACACCGCCCGGCTCGAGGAGGTCGCCGCCGACCTGCGCTCGGCGTACGGCATCGAGGTCGAGGTGCTCACCGCGGATCTCACCGACCCCGAGCAGCTCGGCACGGTCGAGGCTCGGCTCTCCGACCGCGACCGCCCGGTGGACCTGCTGGTCAACAACGCGGGGTTCGGGCTCAAGGGCGGCTTCCTCGACAACGACATCGACACCGAGCAGCGGCAGCAGGACGTCCTCGTGCGGGCCGTGCTGCGGTTGAGCCACGCGGCGCTCGGGGGCATGGTCGAGGGCGGCCGGGGCGGCGTCATCAACGTCTCGAGCGTGGCCGCGTTCCTGCCGCGCGGCACCTACAGCGCCGCGAAGGCGTGGGTCAACAGCTTCAGCGCCTGGGCGCACGGTGAGTACGCCGACCGCGGGGTGAAGGTGATGGCGCTGTGTCCCGGCTTCGTGAAGACGGAGTTCCACCAGCGGCTCGGCGTCGACCGCGACTCGTCCGCACCGAAGGCGCTGTGGCTCGAGGCCGACCGTGTGGTGCGCGACGCGCTCGCCGACTTCGACCGGGGCAGGGCGTTGTCGATCCCGAGCAAGCGCTACAAGGGGATCGTCACCGCCACCCGCCTGGTGCCCCGCCCGGTGCTGCAGCGCTTTCAGTCCATGGGCCGCAAGTAG
- a CDS encoding ParA family protein gives MSKRDPRPQVLAVANQKGGVAKTTSVASIGAALAELGQSVLLVDLDPQACLTFSLGIDPEDLEISVHHVLTKGIDASEVILETDDGVDLLPATIELARAEADLLTRTGREHVIRGVIEDLASSGTSYNWILLDCPPSLGVMTVAALTAADGVLVPLQCETLSHRGVGQLLDTVHDVRRFTNRDLEVWGVLPTLYDGRTNHARAVLDTISETYDLEVIEPPIPKTIKFAEAPAAGRSILATSRSSKGAQAYREVAGNLIKRAARRP, from the coding sequence ATGAGCAAAAGGGACCCCCGCCCCCAAGTCCTCGCCGTCGCCAACCAGAAGGGCGGCGTCGCGAAGACGACGAGTGTCGCATCGATCGGCGCAGCGCTCGCCGAGCTCGGCCAGTCGGTGCTGCTCGTCGACCTCGACCCGCAGGCGTGCCTGACGTTCTCCCTCGGCATCGACCCCGAGGACCTCGAGATCTCGGTCCACCACGTGCTCACCAAGGGCATCGACGCGTCAGAGGTGATCCTCGAGACCGACGACGGTGTCGACCTCCTGCCCGCGACCATCGAGCTCGCGCGGGCGGAGGCCGACCTGCTCACCCGCACCGGGCGTGAGCACGTGATCCGCGGTGTCATCGAGGACCTTGCGTCCTCCGGCACCTCGTACAACTGGATCCTGCTCGACTGCCCGCCGTCCCTCGGGGTGATGACGGTCGCTGCGCTCACCGCCGCCGACGGCGTCCTGGTGCCGCTGCAGTGCGAGACCCTCTCCCACCGCGGCGTCGGCCAGCTGCTCGACACCGTCCACGACGTACGACGTTTCACCAACCGCGACCTCGAGGTGTGGGGAGTGCTGCCGACGCTGTACGACGGCCGCACCAACCACGCGCGCGCCGTTCTCGACACCATCTCGGAGACCTACGACCTCGAGGTCATCGAGCCGCCGATCCCGAAGACGATCAAGTTCGCCGAGGCGCCCGCCGCCGGGCGGTCGATCCTGGCCACCAGCCGCAGCAGCAAGGGCGCCCAGGCCTACCGCGAGGTCGCCGGCAACCTGATCAAGCGGGCGGCCCGGCGACCGTGA